The region CCTTCGAGGCCGCGAATGAACACCGCGTGCAGCCCGGCCTGTTCATAGTCGCGCGGCTGGACGGGCGGGGGTTTACCAAGCTCACAAAGGGCGAACTCGCCTTGGAGCGCCCGTACGACTTGCGTTTCTTCAACTGGATGGTCGCGACGTCCGAACACCTGATGCGGACGGGCCTGAAGGTGGCCTACGGGTACACGCAATCCGACGAGGTGTCCCTGCTGCTCCATCCCCAAGACGATTCGTTCAGCCGGCGGGTCGAGAAGCTGGTATCTGTGCTGGCGGGAGAGGCGAGCGCTTGTTTCGCCGGGCTGGTTGGGCGCCCGGCCGCTTTCGACTGTCGCCTGTCCACGCCGACCCGCGTCGAGGACGTGGTGGAGTACTTCCGCTGGCGGGCCGAGGACGCGGCCCGCAACGCGTTGAACTCCCACTGCTACTGGATGCTTCGGGACGACGGATTGTCCGCCCGCACGGCGACATCAAAACTGGCGGGGTTGACCACTCCCGAAAAGCACGAATTGTTGTTCGCCCACGGGACGAACTACAACGATCTGCCCGCCTGGATGAAGCGGGGGGCGGGGTTGTGGTGGGAGCGCCGGCCGCACAGCGGCCTCAACCCGTTGACGGGGGCGCGCGTTCAGACAACCAGATTGCGGCTACAGGTGGAGCGGGATCTGCCGAAGAGCGACGAGTACTCCGGCTTGATTCGCGCGCTGCTGGGCGGACTCAGTTCGTGAGGTATGCCGGCGCGGCCGGACCGCCCTGATCGTGGCCTGGCGCGCGCCGTGCCCGCATTGCGGATCCAAAGCGGCCGCCGCTGGCGGAGCGCCGCCGTCCAACAACGTCAAGCCCGCTTGACGCCGCGTCCCGGTCCTGGCAGTCTCAACGCCACGGCCTGGGCGAACGGCGTTTCGCGGCACGCCCAGGGCAGGAACCCCGCGCGCGCGAAATCCAAGAAGATCCCCTTGGGATCGGTGAAACCGAGGACTACTCCTCTGTGCGCGGCGAGCGCGTTCAGCGCGGAACGCGCCGGCCCCGGCGGCCGCACGTCGATCACGTACACGGCGCCGCCCGGACGCAGGACGCGAGCGGCCTCGCGGGCGAATCCGACCTTGTCTGAAAAGTGGTGGTAGGCCAAACAGGTGACGACGGCATTGAACACGCCGTCCTCGAACGGCATGCTGTCGCCTCCGGCCAGCCGCAGCTCCATGTCCGGGCAGGTTCGTTTCGCCACCGCGAGCATGGCCGGCTCGATGTCGACGCCGTGCCCCACCACCCCGAAGCGGTCCGCGAGGCGGCGCAGCAGAGCGCCCGTCCCA is a window of Bifidobacteriaceae bacterium DNA encoding:
- a CDS encoding methyltransferase domain-containing protein, which translates into the protein MVHQHGRDIRFDGRGYDKGVRGRVARHFYGLVERSVALRPGDNVLDVGCGTGALLRRLADRFGVVGHGVDIEPAMLAVAKRTCPDMELRLAGGDSMPFEDGVFNAVVTCLAYHHFSDKVGFAREAARVLRPGGAVYVIDVRPPGPARSALNALAAHRGVVLGFTDPKGIFLDFARAGFLPWACRETPFAQAVALRLPGPGRGVKRA